The following proteins are encoded in a genomic region of Stutzerimonas balearica DSM 6083:
- a CDS encoding CheR family methyltransferase, producing MPDRTMEIELKLLIEAIYLKYSYDFREYSAASMKRRVLLALRQMRCENVSELQRRILYDATAFMELLQYLTIPVSDMFRDPGYFLALREQVVPLLRTYPSLKVWVAGCSTGEEVYSLAILLREEGLLERTILYATDINPQSLERARQGIFPIKHLRQYTENYQRAGGKRSFADYYTAAYDSAIMDKSLKENVTFADHSLATDSVFSETQLISCRNVLIYFNKPLQDRAFGLFHESLCHRGFLGLGSKETVEFSGCADLYEPFDKQERIFRKL from the coding sequence ATGCCCGACCGCACCATGGAGATCGAGCTCAAGCTGCTGATCGAGGCGATCTACCTCAAGTACAGCTACGACTTTCGCGAGTACTCGGCCGCCTCGATGAAGCGCCGCGTGCTGCTGGCGCTGCGGCAGATGCGCTGCGAGAACGTGTCCGAGCTGCAGCGGCGCATTCTCTATGACGCGACGGCGTTCATGGAGCTGCTGCAGTACCTGACGATCCCGGTCAGCGACATGTTCCGCGACCCCGGCTATTTCCTCGCGCTGCGCGAGCAGGTGGTGCCTCTGCTACGCACCTATCCGTCGCTGAAGGTGTGGGTGGCCGGGTGCAGCACGGGCGAGGAGGTCTATTCGCTGGCGATCCTGCTGCGCGAGGAAGGCCTGCTCGAGCGCACCATCCTCTACGCCACCGATATCAATCCGCAGTCGTTGGAGCGCGCCCGCCAGGGAATCTTCCCGATCAAGCACCTGCGGCAGTACACCGAGAACTACCAGCGCGCCGGCGGCAAGCGCAGCTTTGCCGATTACTACACCGCCGCGTATGACTCGGCGATCATGGACAAGAGCCTGAAGGAAAATGTCACCTTCGCGGACCACAGCCTGGCGACCGACAGCGTATTCTCCGAAACCCAGCTGATTTCCTGCCGCAACGTACTGATCTATTTCAATAAACCGCTGCAGGATCGGGCCTTTGGCCTGTTTCACGAATCGCTTTGCCACCGTGGCTTCCTCGGGCTGGGCAGCAAGGAGACCGTCGAGTTCTCCGGTTGCGCCGATCTCTACGAGCCTTTCGACAAGCAGGAGCGGATCTTCCGCAAGCTATGA
- a CDS encoding chemotaxis protein CheB: protein MNRVIVASLAGREPPLEAVVIGTSAGGLAALSRLVSGLSSHFPLPILVVQHVPAGTPTQLAEIFQRKTGLRVKEADEKEALRPATLYFAPPGYHLLLESDRSLSLSQDDAVHFSRPSIDVLFESAADALGPALLGILLTGANEDGAAGLAAIHHAGGLTIVQDPAEAEVDTMPRAALQRFAPDYLLPLRDIHQLLRELE from the coding sequence ATGAACCGCGTGATCGTCGCCTCTCTCGCCGGCCGTGAGCCGCCCCTCGAAGCCGTGGTCATCGGTACCTCGGCCGGTGGTCTGGCGGCGCTCAGCCGCCTGGTCAGCGGGCTGAGCAGCCACTTTCCGCTGCCGATCCTGGTGGTCCAGCACGTACCGGCCGGCACACCGACGCAGCTTGCCGAGATCTTTCAGCGCAAGACCGGGCTGCGGGTCAAGGAAGCCGACGAAAAGGAGGCACTGCGGCCGGCAACGCTGTATTTTGCTCCCCCCGGCTATCACCTGCTGCTCGAGAGCGACCGCAGCCTCTCGCTGAGTCAGGATGACGCCGTGCATTTTTCCCGTCCGTCGATCGACGTGCTGTTCGAATCGGCGGCCGACGCCCTGGGTCCCGCATTGCTTGGCATCCTTTTGACCGGTGCCAACGAGGATGGCGCCGCCGGCCTGGCGGCGATCCATCACGCCGGTGGTCTGACCATCGTTCAGGATCCTGCCGAGGCCGAGGTCGACACCATGCCTCGTGCCGCACTCCAGCGCTTCGCGCCGGATTACCTACTGCCCCTGCGCGACATCCACCAGCTGTTGCGCGAACTGGAGTGA